The DNA window CAAAACCGCCAGCGGAACCTGAAGCCGTCGCGCCCGTGTCACCGGCACCGCCAGTGGCGGCGCAACCCGCTAAAGCGCCGGTGGAAACGGCGCCTGCCTCTGTCGAACCTGTTGCGGATAAAACCCCAACGTCTCACCAACCTAGTGGCGATCGTTAATACATGGCTGTTGAAGATACCCAACCCCTTATCAGTCATCTGATAGAGCTGCGCAAGCGGCTGTTGAACTCGATTATTTGCGTGCTGGCGGTGTTCGTGGTGCTGGTGTTTTTCGCCAACGACATCTACCAGCTGGTTTCCGCGCCGCTGCTCAAGCAGCTGCCGGCCGGGGCGAGCATGATCGCCACCGACGTGGCGTCACCGTTCTTTACTCCGATCAAGCTGACCATGATCGTCTCGGTGTTCGTCTCTGCGCCGATGATCCTGTATCAGGTATGGGCATTCATCGCGCCGGCGCTGTACAAGCACGAACGCCGCCTGATGATGCCGCTGCTGGTGTCCAGCAGCCTGCTGTTTTACCTCGGTATGGCCTTCGCCTACTTCATCGTGTTCCCGCTGGCCTTCGGCTTCTTCGCCAAGACCGCGCCGATGGGGGTGACCATTGCTACCGACATCAAAAACTACCTCGACTTCGTCATGGCGCTGTTTATGGCGTTTGGCGTCGCCTTCGAAGTGCCGGTCGCTATTATTCTGCTGTGCTGGAGTGGCGTCACTTCGCCGGACGACCTGAAGAAGAAACGGCCGTATGTGCTGGTCGGCGCGTTTGTGGTCGGCATGTTGTTGACGCCGCCGGACGTGTTCTCGCAAACCCTGTTGGCGATACCGATGTATCTGCTGTTTGAAGTCGGGGTGTTCTTCGCCCGCTTCTATACCGGCAAACGTCGTCCGCAGGCGGAAGAAGAAGACGAGGGCGACGAACCCCCAGCCCCCTGAACCACATTGATTGCTAAGCCGCCCATTGGGCGGCTTTTGCTTTGGAAAAAACCATGTTTGATATCGGCGTTAATCTTACCAGCAGCCAATTCGCCAAAGACCGTCAGGTGGTGGTGGAGCGCGCCCGCGCCGCAGGGGTGACCGGGATGTTGATTACCGGCACCGATCTGCCGGAGAGCCGCGAAGCCGCCGAACTGGCGCAACAACATCCGGGCTATTGTTGGTCTACCGCCGGCGTGCATCCGCACTACGCCAGCAGTTGGAATGAACAAACCGCCGAGCAGATTTATGCCCTGGCCGCCCGCCCCGAAGTGGTGGCGGTCGGCGAATGCGGTCTGGATTTCAACCGCAATTTCTCGACGCCTGAGCAGCAGGAAGCGGCGTTCACTGCGCAGCTGGCGCTGGCGGCGGAGTTGGCGCTGCCGGTGTTTCTTCATTGCCGCGACGCACACGCACGTTTTGCCGAGCTACTGACGCCGTGGTTGGATAAACTGCCCGCGGCCGTGGTGCACTGCTTCACCGGCACCGCCGAAGAATTAGCAAGCTGCCTGTCGTTGGGCCTGTCGATCGGGATTACCGGTTGGGTCTGCGACGAGCGGCGCGGCCTGGAATTGCGCGCCCTGTTGCCGCAGATCCCGGCCGAGCGTCTGCTGCTGGAAACGGACGCCCCTTATCTGTTGCCCCGGGATTTACTGCCTAAACCCGCATCTCGCCGCAACGAACCCTGTTTCCTGCCCCACATCGTGCATCAGGTCGCCATCTGGCGGCAGGAAGAGCCGCAATGGCTGGGGCAAAAAACCGATGAGAACGCCCGCCGGCTATTCCGGCTGGTTTGAGCTAGGAGAAAACTATGAGCTATGCATTTCCGGGCACCTTCCCTGGTCGCCGTATGCGCCGCGTGCGCCGTCATGACTTCAGCCGCCGCCTGGTCGCCGAGAACCAACTGACGGTCAACGACCTGATCTATCCGGTGTTTGTCATGGAAGGCAGCAACCGCCAGGAAGAAGTGGCCTCGATGCCTGGCGTATCGCGCATGACGATCGATCTGCTGGTCAAGGAAGCGGAAGCCATCGCCAAACTCGGCGTGCCGG is part of the Serratia surfactantfaciens genome and encodes:
- the tatC gene encoding Sec-independent protein translocase subunit TatC, with translation MAVEDTQPLISHLIELRKRLLNSIICVLAVFVVLVFFANDIYQLVSAPLLKQLPAGASMIATDVASPFFTPIKLTMIVSVFVSAPMILYQVWAFIAPALYKHERRLMMPLLVSSSLLFYLGMAFAYFIVFPLAFGFFAKTAPMGVTIATDIKNYLDFVMALFMAFGVAFEVPVAIILLCWSGVTSPDDLKKKRPYVLVGAFVVGMLLTPPDVFSQTLLAIPMYLLFEVGVFFARFYTGKRRPQAEEEDEGDEPPAP
- the tatD gene encoding 3'-5' ssDNA/RNA exonuclease TatD — encoded protein: MFDIGVNLTSSQFAKDRQVVVERARAAGVTGMLITGTDLPESREAAELAQQHPGYCWSTAGVHPHYASSWNEQTAEQIYALAARPEVVAVGECGLDFNRNFSTPEQQEAAFTAQLALAAELALPVFLHCRDAHARFAELLTPWLDKLPAAVVHCFTGTAEELASCLSLGLSIGITGWVCDERRGLELRALLPQIPAERLLLETDAPYLLPRDLLPKPASRRNEPCFLPHIVHQVAIWRQEEPQWLGQKTDENARRLFRLV